The genomic interval CCTGTTCCAAGGTGCCCGAGCCGTCATCCACTCCGGGGGCATCGGCAGCCTGAGCTGGGCCTTGCGCAGCGGCATCCCATCCATCGTCCTGCCCTCGGTCTGGGATCAGTTCGACAATGCCCGACGTGCCGTGGCACGCGGCTACGGGCTTTGGCCCAAGCGCAGCCGCCGCCATCTGTACTGGGCCTTGCAGGATCTCGTGCGCCTAGAGAGCGGGCGCATCCTGCGGGATGCCGTGGCACTGGGGCGCGAAGATGGGGCAAAAAGCGCGGCTGATTTTCTGGCTGCCCGGTTTTCCGTGTTAACGTAAGAAGCAATCTTGGCGCCATAGAACCACGACGACGCCCACATGCACCACTATCCCAGGATAACAGATACTACGGTGCCCCTTCGCCGCTAAGGACGTACCCGGCGCAGAAAGGCCTCCCACTCCGGCAGGATGCGCTCCGGCAGGTAGCGTTCACTGTGGCGTACCCCGCGCTCGCGCAGGGCTTCCCGGCGGGCTTCGGCTTCCGAACCGTAGAGCAGGGGGCGCAAGGCCTGGACGAGGCTGGCCGTGTCGTAAGGGTCAAAGTAGACCGTGGCATCGCCATAGACCTCGCGGTGGACGGGAATGTCGGAAGCTGCGGTCACCCCTGCACAGCGCATGGCCTCGATACCCGAAAAATCGAAACCCTCACCCACGCTGGGACAAACGGTGACCAAGGCTTGGCGGAACAATAGCCGTAAACTATCGCTGGGCACATTCTGAAGCAAAAAGAGGCTTCCTTCTTCCACCCAGGGGATCATGGCGTCAAGGGCCTGCTCGTAGTCCCAGCCGATATGCCCCACCAAAATCAGGCGCAGCTGCGGATCTTCGGCGTGGAGGGCCTCCCAGGCCGCCAAAAGGCGCGCGTGGTTCTTGCGGGGCTCGATGGTGGAAACCATCAGCAAAAATCGATTACCCGGTCCCAGGGTCCGCTGCAAGAATTCGGCGCGCTGCTCCTCGGAGGAAAAGCGCCGCTGCAATGCCCAGGTTTTCCAGGGGAGCTTTCCCGCTGCCGTCCCGCCCGTTTTGCTTTTGCCGCGGAATTCCACATGGCTGTAGCGGCGGACGATGCCCGGGATGCGCTCTGGCTCCGGCTCCGTGGGGTGGTAATGGGAAGGAATCATGTTGTACACGGTGGATGAGCGCGTTTCCGCCTCGGGAAAGAGGCGCAGCAGGTCCTGACGAGTGGTTTCCGATACGCAGGCAAACCAGGCCCCATCGCGCACGTTGGCGGCCAAGGCATGGTAGTGACTCGCCTGATGAAAGGCGCGGTCAGAAATGGTGTGGGGCATGAGCACCGGGATGGCATCGTGGTAATGGACCACCAGCGCCGTTTCGTGACGCACCCGGCCCGGAAAGGGCGTCTGGGCGATAAAGATATCCGCGCCGCGGGTATCGACGCGTGGATAACGGGAACGTCCCAAAACCTGGGCCCGCTCGATGCCCGCCAGGTGCATCCAACGCCACGGTTCGGCACAAATACGGTACTGGGCATGGCGCAAAACCCGCTCGCGCTCCGCCGCGGGTAGACTCCGGCCAAAGAGTTCTTGCCACAGATAATCGGCAAAAGGGCTGCCGTCAAAGCGACCGGTGGCCATCTGCCCCGTCAGCCAGGTCCGCCAGCGCAGCCGCAGGTCCGCCCACTGCTCCTGCAGCCACTCCACCACCGTCGTTTTCCAATCCAAGGCCGTCTGCCCCTTGAGGGAGACCACCACTTGGGAGGCACGCTGAATACTTTCTGCGGTGTCGTGAGCCTTTTGCCCGTACACACCACCACGCAGCCGCCGCTTGGACATCTGCAGGAACCCTGAGAGCTCCAAATGCTCCAGGCTGGCCAGGGCACTGAAGAGCAATCGGGTTTCTTGGGGAATGCCATAAAAGCCATCCAGGGCTGGGCGCAGCTCCAGCCACACGCGCAAAGCCGCTGGCGCACCTGCCGTACCCTCTCCCCCGACCGACTGGTACTCAAGCCCCTGTTCCATAGGATGCCCGAAGAGTGAAAATGGGCTAAACCATAGAGCACAGAAGCGGTGAGCTCAATAGCCACGACCCAGAAAGATCCGATCCGGACGCGGGGGTATCCGAATAGATCCCGCTGGGAGTAAACTGCGCCGAGCTTTGGGTGGGGCAGGCTGTGTACCATCGCTGAAGCTCCATTCCCTCCAGGGTGTATTCCCAAAATACACCTTAAAAGGTATGATGCGCAGATATACCGTATAGGGGATGTGCCATGTCGCCAAGCACCGTTCGCACGCCGCAGCAACTCGCACAGCT from Acidithiobacillus caldus ATCC 51756 carries:
- a CDS encoding glycosyltransferase family 4 protein — translated: MEQGLEYQSVGGEGTAGAPAALRVWLELRPALDGFYGIPQETRLLFSALASLEHLELSGFLQMSKRRLRGGVYGQKAHDTAESIQRASQVVVSLKGQTALDWKTTVVEWLQEQWADLRLRWRTWLTGQMATGRFDGSPFADYLWQELFGRSLPAAERERVLRHAQYRICAEPWRWMHLAGIERAQVLGRSRYPRVDTRGADIFIAQTPFPGRVRHETALVVHYHDAIPVLMPHTISDRAFHQASHYHALAANVRDGAWFACVSETTRQDLLRLFPEAETRSSTVYNMIPSHYHPTEPEPERIPGIVRRYSHVEFRGKSKTGGTAAGKLPWKTWALQRRFSSEEQRAEFLQRTLGPGNRFLLMVSTIEPRKNHARLLAAWEALHAEDPQLRLILVGHIGWDYEQALDAMIPWVEEGSLFLLQNVPSDSLRLLFRQALVTVCPSVGEGFDFSGIEAMRCAGVTAASDIPVHREVYGDATVYFDPYDTASLVQALRPLLYGSEAEARREALRERGVRHSERYLPERILPEWEAFLRRVRP